In a genomic window of Apium graveolens cultivar Ventura unplaced genomic scaffold, ASM990537v1 ctg7211, whole genome shotgun sequence:
- the LOC141703942 gene encoding granule-bound starch synthase 1, chloroplastic/amyloplastic-like: PIHLWTTTNKREALQAEVGLPVDSEVPVIGFIGRLEEQKGSDILATAISGFIDEEVQIIVLGTGKQQMEKQLEQLEILYPDKARGVAKFNVPLAHMITAGADFMIVPSRFEPCGLIQLHAMRYGTVPIVASTGGLVDTVKEGYTGFQMGAFNVECETVDPADVMAIVTTVKKAITTYRTSSLTKMIMNCMAQDLSWKGPAKKWEDVLLSLGAAGSEPGIEGDEIAPLAKENVATP; encoded by the exons ccccgattcacttatgGACGACCACAAATAAACGAGAAGCCCTGCAGGCTGAGGTTGGATTGCCAGTAGACAGTGAAGTCCCTGTTATAGGCTTTATTGGGAGACTAGAAGAACAAAAGGGATCTGATATTCTTGCAACAGCTATCTCTGGATTCATAGACGAGGAAGTACAGATAATAGTTTTA GGGACTGGAAAACAGCAAATGGAGAAGCAGCTCGAGCAGTTGGAGATATTATACCCAGACAAGGCCAGAGGAGTGGCAAAGTTTAATGTTCCGTTGGCCCATATGATCACAGCCGGGGCTGATTTTATGATTGTTCCTAGTAGATTTGAACCCTGTGGTCTCATCCAGTTGCATGCAATGCGCTATGGAACA GTACCCATAGTTGCATCAACTGGTGGGCTAGTGGATACAGTCAAAGAAGGTTATACAGGGTTTCAGATGGGAGCCTTTAATGTTGAA TGTGAAACAGTTGATCCCGCAGATGTCATGGCAATTGTGACAACTGTGAAAAAAGCAATAACAACTTATAGAACTTCATCTTTAACCAAGATGATCATGAATTGCATGGCTCAAGATCTATCATGGAAG GGACCTGCAAAGAAGTGGGAGGATGTGTTGTTAAGTTTGGGGGCAGCTGGGAGTGAACCCGGAATTGAAGGTGATGAAATTGCACCTCTAGCAAAGGAAAATGTTGCAACTCCGTGA